The following coding sequences are from one Polyodon spathula isolate WHYD16114869_AA unplaced genomic scaffold, ASM1765450v1 scaffolds_3969, whole genome shotgun sequence window:
- the LOC121312564 gene encoding membrane progestin receptor gamma-B-like: protein MLLNLILHSVITQQDNSRFPELERPKLSKALRTLAFAYPYMFDNIPLFYRIFLCSGEGCTDNETNALHYRHTALAFLTCFLFTTHLPERLAPGSFDFFGHSHQLFHICAVLGTHFQMEAIMMDKTIRRAWLLNHAPATTFTGTVAAVLACVALNLCVILAFSLATCWKPDSKKLRQEKATTTLYNQKAL from the exons ATGCTGCTGAATTTGATATTACATTCTGTGATAACACAGCAGGATAATTCAAG GTTTCCAGAACTGGAAAGACCGAAGCTGAGTAAAGCCCTTCGCACGCTGGCCTTCGCATACCCCTACATGTTCGACAACATTCCATTATTCTACAGG ATATTCCTGTGCTCTGGAGAGGGCTGCACTGACAACGAGACGAACGCCCTGCACTACAGACACACAGCCCTCGCCTTCCTCACCTGCTTCCTCTTCACTACGCACCTCCCCGAGAGACTCGCGCCCGGGAGTTTCGACTTCTTCG gACACAGTCACCAGCTTTTCCATATCTGTGCAGTTCTTGGCACACATTTCCAGATGGAGGCTATAATGATGGACAAGACGATCCGACGTGCCTGGCTCCTGAACCACGCTCCCGCCACCACTTTCACAGGGACTGTAGCTGCTGTTCTAGCCTGTGTCGCATTAAACCTCTGCGTGATCCTCGCGTTCTCCTTGGCCACGTGCTGGAAACCAGACTCCAAGAAACTGAGACAAGAAAAGGCCACTACCACGCTGTATAATCAGAAAGCTTTATGA